One segment of Lachancea thermotolerans CBS 6340 chromosome E complete sequence DNA contains the following:
- the EPO1 gene encoding Epo1p (some similarities with uniprot|P39523 Saccharomyces cerevisiae YMR124W Protein of unknown function green fluorescent protein (GFP)-fusion protein localizes to the cell periphery cytoplasm bud and bud neck): MNTGPQNLVRKEPNRAQLRSQLLNNDLGTIDLAQERPINQAAPSQYPMAPAYNNAYQPQQPQYGQPPFQPGRASYVQQGYQAADQRRPSLQSQSAGGKRSLQSNAISGLFKMRNGRSKAKDSDEEDDTFMTDGDSSILTFSDISSLRNNGGHKYGFGGAMDDTSPIIPTLITKGHEKMNNIEYRKHLAAQKKMTMNALSKQNKPMHQVPPQGGPRTMSLQHSYNPYNAQAPPRDNFNQGPPYARANSMMSGPPPQMRYPNARGTPPPPGAGAPRTMSLTTNRRNMANPQGGFRPQAAAFAARPTSPYIGGQPPMPYQGPRPSNMMVAPGGGYPIQDIKPAAPLPNENVTPHSSSSLVSSNSLASHRPSSQTPDSQNIDDPSTVSNLLSGSAQKLPRESPLKSEVNNTGKLNIIKLSDPQQALRDKEQFLQERERLIAEKEEELRVKEREAQEQKTRSATVEKQPPLNTYNTVSEQSPKFKLSRQRSDPQVTQPNSGRIGRRSQVQSMATFESSLSNDSPVKKKDDKTGLYMLDNATEGNAYFTASDLLNEEASRLHENLSDVTITRDETKPEKTASSSAGALNKGQDESEGKTAGMGKARKFFKRLSSSGAKSTNSVTNSRKSSMSSVRRVSSSESVIADRRASPEGKKSWSVKSDNTKRRSFHSLFSNSSIGLNSTEPLKPHTGLTNIEEKRGRDDADASKEQGVYQESAGPTSPVKPLRFDNANKRSDSNSEKSEDEADRTLEANSHDEENVGNEFVFDNSVSRPYKQTYSSESELEAASELNPKSKLRTISISGSQTSILNEQGTLMNEINLLSKELAESIARESRLEQQLAGKGKDSKENEALSITDFETELRKKSTKIVELIQQLNDERLRRYIAEEQIMLQEHGAKPSSVDLIHKIQIQNQQIVAKDEEISKLKEQLQRTQT, from the coding sequence ATGAATACTGGCCCCCAGAATTTAGTCAGGAAAGAGCCTAACAGGGCGCAGTTGCGGAGCCAGCTCTTGAACAACGATCTGGGAACAATAGATTTGGCACAGGAGAGGCCCATTAATCAAGCTGCACCATCCCAATATCCCATGGCTCCTGCTTACAACAATGCGTACCAACCTCAGCAGCCTCAATACGGCCAGCCTCCTTTTCAACCGGGAAGAGCTTCGTACGTGCAACAAGGCTACCAAGCCGCAGACCAGCGCAGGCCCTCTTTGCAATCCCAATCAGCAGGTGGGAAGCGTTCATTACAGTCAAACGCCATCAGTGGTCTCTTTAAAATGCGCAATGGGAGATCGAAGGCTAAGGAcagcgatgaagaagatgacaCTTTTATGACAGACGGCGATAGTTCCATTTTGACGTTCAGCGATATATCTTCACTGAGAAATAACGGAGGTCACAAATATGGATTTGGTGGTGCCATGGACGACACTTCACCTATCATTCCAACTCTGATTACCAAAGGTCACGAAAAGATGAATAACATAGAGTACCGTAAGCACCTTGCAGCTCAGAAAAAAATGACCATGAACGCTCTGTCAAAGCAAAATAAGCCAATGCATCAGGTACCGCCCCAAGGGGGACCGCGAACGATGTCACTTCAGCACTCCTACAATCCCTACAATGCACAGGCGCCCCCTAGAGACAACTTCAACCAGGGACCACCATATGCGCGTGCAAATTCCATGATGTCTGGTCCTCCTCCACAGATGCGCTACCCAAATGCTAGGGGGACACCGCCGCCACCTGGTGCTGGGGCCCCTCGGACTATGTCTTTGACCACAAACAGAAGAAATATGGCCAACCCACAGGGAGGTTTCCGACCGCAGGCAGCTGCCTTTGCGGCGCGTCCGACTAGCCCCTATATTGGAGGCCAACCACCGATGCCTTACCAGGGACCGCGTCCTAGCAACATGATGGTAGCCCCAGGCGGAGGCTATCCAATCCAGGACATCAAACCTGCAGCCCCGTTACCAAACGAAAATGTCACTCCTCACTCCTCCTCATCTCTGGTTAGCTCAAATAGCCTCGCTTCTCACCGGCCATCAAGCCAAACACCTGACAGTCAGAATATTGACGACCCTTCCACCGTTAGCAACTTGTTGTCAGGGTCGGCCCAAAAACTTCCAAGAGAATCGCCGCTCAAGTCTGAAGTGAACAATACGGGGAAGCTGAATATAATCAAGCTCTCAGACCCTCAACAAGCATTGAGAGACAAAGAACAATTCCTTCAAGAACGGGAACGTTTGATcgctgagaaagaagaggaatTAAGAGTCAAAGAGCGTGAAGCCCAGGAGCAAAAGACGAGAAGTGCAACAGTTGAGAAACAACCTCCGCTGAATACTTACAATACTGTTAGCGAGCAGTCGCCAAAATTTAAACTATCAAGACAAAGATCAGATCCCCAAGTAACACAACCGAATAGCGGAAGAATTGGCAGGCGTTCTCAGGTCCAGTCGATGGCAACTTTTGAGTCGTCTTTGAGCAACGATTCTCCAgtgaagaaaaaggatgATAAAACAGGATTGTATATGCTAGACAATGCTACTGAGGGAAATGCCTACTTCACTGCTTCTGATCTTCTTAACGAAGAAGCTTCCAGACTCCATGAGAATCTTTCAGATGTCACAATAACGAGGGATGAAACAAAACCCGAAAAAACTGCTAGCAGTAGCGCTGGTGCACTTAACAAAGGACAGGACGAGTCGGAAGGCAAAACTGCTGGGATGGGGAAAGCTCgcaaatttttcaagcgcCTGTCGTCAAGTGGAGCTAAATCAACAAACTCCGTCACGAACAGTCGAAAATCTAGTATGAGCAGCGTTCGAAGAGTGTCTAGCTCCGAAAGCGTTATTGCTGACAGAAGGGCGAGCCCTGAAGgcaaaaaaagttggagTGTCAAAAGTGACAATACTAAGCGCAGATCGTTTCACTCTCTCTTCTCCAACTCATCCATTGGTTTGAACTCCACCGAACCTTTGAAACCACATACAGGTCTCACAaatattgaagaaaaacgaGGGAGAGACGACGCTgatgcttccaaagaaCAAGGAGTGTACCAAGAGTCTGCTGGGCCCACATCCCCTGTAAAACCTCTAAGATTCGACAACGCTAACAAGAGGTCAGACTCAAATTCCGAGAAatctgaagatgaagccGATCGAACCCTCGAAGCGAATTCTCACGATGAGGAAAATGTGGGGAAtgaatttgtttttgacaactCTGTCAGCCGGCCATACAAGCAGACTTATTCTTCCGAgtctgaacttgaagctgcgTCAGAACTAAATCCAAAATCGAAGCTGAGAACAATTTCAATATCAGGATCGCAAACGAGTATATTGAATGAACAAGGTACGCTAATGAACGAAATCAACCTCTTGTCGAAAGAATTAGCTGAATCAATTGCCAGGGAATCGAGATTAGAACAACAACTAGCCGGTAAGGGCAAGGACTCAAAGGAGAACGAGGCGCTCTCTATAACAGACTTTGAAACTGAGCTGCGCAAAAAGTCAACAAAAATTGTCGAGCTGATCCAGCAACTTAACGATGAGAGACTAAGAAGGTACATTGCAGAGGAGCAAATAATGCTACAAGAACATGGCGCGAAGCCAAGCAGCGTGGATCTCATTCACAAAATTCAAATACAGAATCAACAGATTGTTGCGAAAGATGAGGAAATATCTAAGCTCAAGGAACAATTGCAAAGGacacaaacttga
- the STO1 gene encoding Sto1p (similar to uniprot|P34160 Saccharomyces cerevisiae YMR125W STO1 Large subunit of the nuclear mRNA cap-binding protein complex interacts with Npl3p to carry poly(A) mRNA from the nucleus to the cytoplasm also involved in mRNA degradation in the nucleus orthologous to mammalian CBP80) yields MSGVKRRRNFDDDDGYRDFRPRMPKRQRVPPVVQLCKEMMPDIRTLGETVKAFEEDIKFLSEAIVNEFGNEEYFRDALLKTFYAVVVEQPHKQPAIALLVMVVNASNPVAGKSILNHFFSKLQQWCDNSIDDGFQVTSNETGPWNKVKLLLRFLSLLSPMILEDELLSLYKKLFELSVGLNNSEPDKRNPLSEAIYSNTLLNVPYLFFFRRENESLRQKVSKLISEVEVQYTMKKTDLSLVQEYNKNFPYEPIQWIQAVLPNVKRVLANDLQQLAELFPDYSHLLKEQAGDQGFNDPLTLPSVDQLKPFSGLDRGLGSVDGMWRVPRYSFRVYLANEIGEFETVVPFTTYAGMLFKDIVIDIVESLEFNRKEVAKQVITLDLFFKPGIFTEPGQSIAQLVALHEENPIITTYKIEDLAIEKILSMIFKLPNVSHPSAYFYTLLVEICQNSPKAIAPVFGRAFRFFYHNLDALDFELKLRYLDWFSIQMSNFNFSWKWNEWEGDALKFGETFFNPKVTFMKNLIKKELRLTSNKSDVEDSLTDVFRPFTDSSFVPSQDLYEYYQSFFKGYEISEDQIKDNSLFFTESSLPFSDLVQQIVNYFHKQPLDRNISELVSILEKMKVDNETIVVDFNRLAVTTLVQVLVFSGNRSISHANKYIGDARTELLEILGKIEASQEQKERWIVEAIIRYWNCNSQNGYLIADTCKNFDLISSKSILDFSFLDDKGRNWGLVDATSIESTFRVLSELSSRRDTSVETFIFVFERLVEIASNVVEELGLSVDSELSASMADPDEMQDESADLQKLDCSWKYEGCMGFVKSVLRKYADEYASALEKLDSIINERVTHQQTKRTLQGWCRELSEL; encoded by the exons ATGTCGGGCgtgaaaagaagaagaa ACtttgatgatgacgatggTTACAGAGACTTTAGGCCCCGTATGCCGAAAAGGCAAAGAGTTCCACCCGTAGTTCAGCTGTGCAAGGAAATGATGCCAGATATCAGAACCTTAGGCGAAACCGTGAAAGCCTTTGAAGAGGACATCAAGTTTTTAAGTGAGGCTATAGTGAACGAGTTTGGCAACGAAGAGTACTTCCGAGACGCACTATTAAAAACCTTCTATGCTGTAGTTGTCGAACAGCCTCACAAACAACCTGCTATTGCATTGTTGGTCATGGTTGTGAATGCATCCAACCCTGTCGCAGGAAAAAGCATTCTCAATcacttcttttcaaagttgcAACAATGGTGTGATAACAGTATTGACGATGGCTTTCAGGTGACTTCGAATGAGACAGGTCCTTGGAACAAAGTGAAGCTGCTCTTAAGATTTCTCTCACTGCTATCGCCAATGATTCTGGAGGATGAGCTTTTATCGCTTTACAAAAAATTATTCGAATTGAGTGTGGGTTTGAATAATTCCGAGCCGGATAAGAGAAATCCCTTATCAGAGGCTATTTACTCTAACACTCTCTTGAACGTTCCTtacttgttcttttttcGCAGGGAAAACGAATCGTTGAGACAAAAAGTCTCAAAGTTAATTTCGGAAGTGGAAGTTCAGTATACCATGAAAAAGACAGATTTGTCTCTGGTTCAAGAGTATAACAAAAACTTCCCCTACGAACCTATTCAATGGATCCAAGCAGTCTTGCCCAACGTGAAAAGGGTTCTAGCTAATGACCTGCAACAGTTAGCTGAACTTTTCCCTGATTACAGCCACCTTTTGAAGGAGCAGGCTGGTGATCAAGGGTTCAATGATCCGCTAACATTGCCAAGTGTTGATCAGCTAAAACCTTTCAGCGGCCTCGACAGGGGTCTTGGTTCTGTTGATGGTATGTGGAGAGTGCCAAGGTATTCTTTCAGGGTTTATCTAGCGAATGAAATTGGAGAGTTTGAGACTGTTGTTCCATTCACTACCTACGCTGGTATGTTGTTTAAAGACATTGTGATTGACATTGTCGAAAGTTTAGAATTCAACAGGAAAGAAGTTGCGAAACAGGTTATTACTCTTGACctatttttcaagcccGGTATTTTCACAGAGCCTGGTCAATCCATTGCTCAACTGGTGGCATTGCATGAGGAAAACCCTATTATCACAACCTATAAGATTGAAGATCTTGCGATTGAGAAAATTCTCAGTATGATCTTTAAGCTTCCAAACGTGTCGCATCCTTCAGCTTATTTTTACACGTTACTGGTAGAAATCTGCCAAAATTCTCCAAAGGCTATTGCACCAGTATTCGGAAGAGCTTTTAGATTTTTTTACCACAACCTTGATGCGTTGGATTTTGAGCTTAAACTTAGATACCTGGACTGGTTTTCCATCCAAATGAGTaatttcaacttttcctgGAAATGGAATGAATGGGAAGGTGACGCGCTGAAGTTTGGCGAAACATTCTTCAATCCAAAGGTCACCTTcatgaaaaacttgattAAGAAAGAGTTGAGGCTCACTTCTAATAAATCTGATGTTGAAGACAGTTTGACGGATGTATTCAGACCCTTCACAGATAGCTCATTTGTTCCTAGCCAAGACCTCTACGAGTACTACCagtcttttttcaaaggctACGAAATAAGTGAAGACCAAATCAAGGACAACAGTTTGTTTTTTACAGAGAGCTCTCTCCCCTTTTCTGATTTGGTACAGCAGATTGTTAATTACTTTCACAAACAGCCACTAGACAGAAACATTTCTGAACTCGTTTCTATTCTGGAAAAAATGAAGGTTGATAACGAGACgattgttgttgatttcAATAGACTGGCCGTGACAACTCTCGTTCAGGTTCTTGTGTTCTCAGGAAACAGATCCATCTCTCATGCCAACAAATATATTGGCGATGCTAGAACAGAGTTGCTGGAAATTTTAGGCAAAATTGAGGCTAGCCAAGAGCAAAAGGAGAGATGGATTGTCGAAGCAATTATTCGTTACTGGAACTGCAACTCGCAAAACGGTTATTTAATTGCTGATACGTGCAAAAACTTCGACCTCATCTCCTCGAAAAGCATTCTGGATTTCTCGTTTTTGGACGACAAGGGCAGAAATTGGGGACTAGTTGATGCGACATCTATCGAGTCTACGTTTAGGGTGCTTTCAGAGCTGTCTTCACGTAGGGATACGAGTGTTGAGACATTTATATTTGTGTTCGAGAGACTAGTTGAGATTGCCTccaatgttgttgaagagcttggctTGTCTGTTGACTCAGAACTTTCTGCATCTATGGCTGATCCTGATGAGATGCAAGATGAGTCTGCTGACTTACAAAAGCTTGATTGCTCTTGGAAATACGAGGGCTGCATGGGTTTTGTAAAAAGTGTTCTGAGAAAATACGCTGATGAATATGCTTCGgcacttgaaaagcttgattCAATCATAAATGAAAGAGTCACTCATCAACAGACCAAGAGAACGTTACAAGGCTGGTGCAGGGAGCTAAGTGAGCTCTGA
- a CDS encoding KLTH0E09042p (conserved hypothetical protein) — translation MSAMGMEIQVDTSSSSTGRGSVSYAFMGAGGSSGTSVSVLTLDQSRMLSTTAYSSSFRFSPSGAPPTYKTPSSAAPSSGVTSSAAASLLSSSFAGFTLSTSSVPLSSASAAGQRNTTNDSSAQNGAGSCSRANWKLGAALSLLALGGVML, via the coding sequence ATGTCTGCGATGGGCATGGAAATCCAGGTTGACACGTCGAGCTCAAGCACCGGCCGTGGCTCGGTGTCTTACGCGTTCATGGGCGCGGGCGGCTCTTCGGGAACCTCGGTGTCGGTGCTGACTCTAGACCAGTCCCGGATGCTGTCGACCACTGCATACTCCAGCTCCTTCAGATTCTCGCCCAGCGGCGCGCCTCCCACGTACAAAACGCCATCCAGCGCGGCTCCGTCGTCGGGAGTGACATCATCAGCAGCGGCCTCGCTGCTGTCTAGTTCGTTCGCGGGATTCACACTTTCCACCTCGTCCGTGCCTCTGTCCTCGGCTAGTGCTGCTGGTCAGCGCAATACCACTAATGACAGTTCTGCGCAGAACGGCGCCGGTTCGTGCTCACGCGCCAACTGGAAGCTCGGTGCGGCGCTCTCGCTCCTTGCGCTCGGCGGCGTCATGCTTTAA
- a CDS encoding 60S ribosomal protein eL15 (highly similar to uniprot|P54780 Saccharomyces cerevisiae RPL15B and to uniprot|P05748 Saccharomyces cerevisiae YLR029C RPL15A): MGAYKYLEELQRKKQSDVLRFLQRVRVWEYRQKTVIHRASRPSRPDKARRMGYKAKQGFVIYRVRVRRGNRKRPVPKGATYGKPTNQGVNQLKYQRALRATAEERVGRRAANLRVLNSYWVNQDSTYKYFEVILLDPSHKAIRRDARYNWICNPVHKHREARGLTSTGKKSRGINKGHLFHNTQAGRRKTWKRQNTLSLWRYRK; the protein is encoded by the coding sequence ATGGGTGCCTACAAGTACTTGGAAGAGTTGCAGAGAAAGAAACAGTCTGATGTCTTGAGATTCTTGCAGAGAGTCAGAGTCTGGGAGTACAGACAGAAGACTGTCATTCACAGAGCTTCTAGACCTTCTAGACCAGACAAGGCTAGAAGAATGGGCTACAAGGCTAAGCAGGGTTTTGTCATCTACCGTGTCAGAGTTAGACGTGGTAACAGAAAGAGACCTGTGCCTAAGGGTGCCACTTACGGTAAGCCAACCAACCAGGGTGTCAACCAATTGAAGTACCAAAGAGCTTTGAGAGCCACCGCCGAGGAGAGAGTTGGCCGCCGTGCTGCCAACTTGAGAGTCTTGAACTCTTACTGGGTCAACCAGGACTCCACCTACAAGTACTTCGAGGTCATCTTGTTGGACCCATCCCACAAGGCCATCAGAAGAGACGCTCGTTACAACTGGATCTGCAACCCAGTCCACAAGCACCGTGAGGCTAGAGGTTTGACCTCCACTGGTAAGAAGTCCAGAGGTATCAACAAGGGTCACTTGTTCCACAACACCCAGGCCGGTAGAAGAAAGACCTGGAAGAGACAGAACACTCTGTCCTTGTGGAGATACAGAAAATAA
- the DLT1 gene encoding Dlt1p (similar to uniprot|Q04216 Saccharomyces cerevisiae YMR126C DLT1 Protein of unknown function deletion causes sensitivity to thermal stress) translates to MNGDEKLGIWLYRTSLVVLVLFFVGFSVVVPIDAMAQASRSTNDALNTFIVVGAFVAFGVLSIIIAVGRVLVQRSCLQDIPKGYLPITPEDMPHQPSRSMILEQMDRSHKLAVLLKKPKEPVTHDGLARPDSDDHGLPPLLNYEDSIKIITSRLKYQGVFSNLVKLDSDTGDTFATIARSMSAQNKLSSSEAAEYIKLYEAIRFSGKEITKEQFLQFMDRSIFFLDSLISTGSIEPRSHRAGDGQKNYSFPPTRAQNTLTTPLQQYVTDYADNESVDTTNIIFPRSPDYALESSSALHYLTTTNTSSTVARKVTPSSYRKDFSGLNETASEEAFRGNNHLKLNDNESYDSVVKRC, encoded by the coding sequence ATGAACGGTGATGAGAAATTAGGGATATGGCTTTATAGAACGTCCTTAGTTGTCTTGgttctctttttcgttGGGTTTTCGGTGGTCGTACCCATCGATGCCATGGCTCAAGCGTCGCGATCCACAAACGACGCTTTGAACACGTTTATAGTGGTCGGCGCGTTTGTTGCATTTGGCGTTTTGAGCATTATCATTGCTGTTGGGCGAGTACTGGTCCAGCGCAGCTGTCTGCAGGATATTCCTAAGGGATACCTCCCCATTACGCCTGAGGACATGCCCCACCAGCCGAGCAGGAGCATGATTTTAGAGCAGATGGATAGGTCGCATAAGCTTGCTGTTttgctgaagaagccaaaggAACCTGTAACACATGATGGTCTGGCTCGACCTGACTCTGATGACCATGGACTACCGCCTCTTCTTAATTATGAAGATAGCATTAAAATTATCACGAGCAGGCTAAAGTATCAGGGTGTATTTTCCAACCTAGTGAAGCTTGACTCGGATACTGGTGACACTTTTGCCACCATTGCGAGGTCTATGTCGGCCCAAAACAAGCTTTCCTCCAGCGAAGCCGCAGAGTACATTAAGTTATATGAAGCGATCAGGTTCTCTGGCAAAGAGATCACAAAAGAGCAGTTTCTGCAATTCATGGATCGGTCAATTTTTTTCCTGGATTCTTTGATTTCTACTGGCAGTATAGAGCCTCGTTCTCATCGAGCAGGTGATGGGCAAAAAAACTATTCATTTCCACCCACCAGGGCTCAAAATACCTTGACAACCCCTTTGCAGCAATACGTTACCGACTATGCCGATAACGAGAGTGTTGACACTACTAATATCATTTTTCCTAGAAGTCCGGACTATGCTCTAGAAAGTAGTTCAGCACTTCATTATCTTACAACCACTAATACAAGTAGCACTGTTGCCAGAAAGGTCACGCCAAGTTCGTACAGAAAGGATTTTAGTGGTCTTAATGAAACTGCAAGCGAAGAAGCCTTCAGGGGAAACAACCACTTAAAACTTAACGATAATGAAAGTTATGACTCCGTAGTAAAAAGGTGCTAA
- the NCW1 gene encoding Ncw1p (some similarities with uniprot|Q3E842 Saccharomyces cerevisiae YMR122W-A): MAKPYIRARFAHLLKSYLEVSNIIDHRSCVSTHHFSHQTPKMASSSTSAVSTNTNLVSAAAVAASSVSASASSGASSAKSSASSAASSVKSSVTSGASSVSSSASKSASSSKSSSSSSASSSSSSGSNAITAVANPLSWKYGAVIGATMLGSFILGSGI, encoded by the coding sequence ATGGCCAAACCGTATATAAGAGCGCGTTTCGCGCACCTCTTGAAATCGTATCTGGAAGTATCTAATATCATAGATCACAGATCCTGCGTATCTACACATCACTTTTCACATCAAACACCAAAAATGGCTTCCTCTTCGACCTCTGCTGTCTCCACCAACACAAACCTAGTCTCTGCTGCCGCCGTGGCCGCGTCTTCCGTCTCTGCTTCCGCCTCTTCTGGCGCTAGCTCTGCCAAGTCATCTGCCTCTTCCGCTGCCAGCTCTGTCAAGTCCTCCGTTACCAGCGGCGCGTCTTCCGTCAGCTCCTCCGCTTCCAAGAgcgcctcttcttccaagagctcttccagctcgtctgcctcttcttcctcttcttccgGCAGCAACGCCATCACCGCTGTTGCCAACCCACTGTCGTGGAAGTACGGTGCCGTCATCGGCGCTACCATGTTGGGCTCTTTCATTTTGGGCTCTGGTATTTAA
- the PKR1 gene encoding Pkr1p (similar to uniprot|Q03880 Saccharomyces cerevisiae YMR123W PKR1 Protein of unknown function overproduction confers resistance to Pichia farinosa killer toxin) — protein MANFFEELWRSIFTPGASPQLIVATHVSFFLLTACLSWLIFWTKNIHFIMLLIISTLLWGTVTWFISELKSAQMKDNEELVKSQEKKTDGAKPQEESEKSQPKGQSSAVQTKKAKSRKL, from the coding sequence ATGGCGAACTTCTTTGAGGAACTTTGGAGAAGCATTTTCACGCCCGGCGCGTCCCCGCAATTGATTGTCGCCACGCATGTGTCGTTTTTCCTACTCACTGCGTGCTTGAGCTGGTTGATCTTCTGGACCAAGAACATCCATTTCATCATGCTGTTGATAATCTCAACACTCTTGTGGGGCACAGTAACGTGGTTTATTAGTGAGCTCAAGTCTGCGCAAATGAAAGACAACGAGGAGCTTGTCAAGagccaagagaaaaagaccGATGGCGCCAAGCCTCAAGAAGAGTCGGAGAAGTCTCAGCCCAAGGGCCAGTCCTCTGCTGTCCAGACAAAAAAGGCCAAGTcaagaaagctttga